One window of Phycisphaerae bacterium genomic DNA carries:
- the wbaP gene encoding undecaprenyl-phosphate galactose phosphotransferase WbaP, whose protein sequence is MIDLTAFYLALLLAILVRAEFLVRIVMGQPEANTWIYWHHLDFWWLAVAFIAAIQYEGLYAKRVPYWEEARLLLKAALLAFLIILAVISLGKMSSTVSRLLLTITWLFSMVTFPAIRFYGKKLLHRIGLWNERVLILGAGDAGLETLRGLERENNLGYQVVGFLDDDPEKAGQLIRTDYGDYKVFGPIRHFRKFVSMVNVSTIIVAIPTAASSRIAQIASEVQRSVRNVLIVPDLKGVALLNTELRSLFMEQLFLLNIRNNLKSLSARVVKRTFDLIVSGIALAVLSPIYLATTIAVRMTSAGGAFFMQYRPGKNGKVIRIYKFRTMYTDGDRRLAEHLEKDPAAAAEWKEFRKLKRHDPRLTPIGGFLRKWSLDELPQIYSVFKGEMSMVGPRPYMVSEIKDFEDVSEIIFMAKPGICGLWQSSGRNNLSFDQRVKLESWYVLNWSLWLDIILMAKTCVAVCRAEGAY, encoded by the coding sequence TTGATCGACCTGACGGCCTTTTACCTGGCACTGCTGCTGGCGATTCTGGTTCGGGCGGAGTTTCTGGTCCGGATCGTCATGGGGCAACCCGAGGCGAACACGTGGATCTACTGGCACCACCTGGACTTCTGGTGGCTTGCCGTGGCCTTCATCGCGGCCATTCAGTACGAAGGGCTTTACGCCAAGCGGGTTCCGTATTGGGAAGAGGCGAGGCTGCTGCTGAAGGCGGCGCTGCTGGCGTTTTTGATTATTCTGGCGGTGATCAGCCTGGGCAAGATGAGTTCGACGGTATCGCGGCTGCTGCTGACCATCACGTGGTTGTTTTCGATGGTCACGTTCCCGGCGATTCGGTTTTACGGCAAGAAGCTGCTGCATCGGATCGGGCTGTGGAACGAGCGGGTGCTGATTCTGGGGGCTGGGGACGCGGGGCTCGAGACGCTTCGGGGGCTTGAGCGTGAGAACAACCTGGGCTATCAGGTGGTGGGATTTCTCGATGACGATCCGGAGAAGGCGGGCCAGTTGATCCGGACCGACTACGGCGACTACAAGGTTTTCGGGCCGATCCGGCATTTCCGCAAGTTCGTCTCGATGGTGAACGTCTCGACGATCATCGTGGCGATTCCGACCGCGGCGTCGTCCCGGATCGCCCAGATCGCCAGCGAGGTGCAGCGGAGCGTGCGGAACGTGCTGATCGTGCCGGACCTCAAGGGGGTGGCGCTGCTGAACACGGAGTTGCGGTCGCTGTTCATGGAGCAGCTCTTTTTGCTGAACATCCGCAACAATCTCAAGTCGCTTTCCGCCCGCGTGGTCAAGCGAACGTTCGACCTGATCGTCTCCGGGATCGCGCTGGCGGTGCTTTCGCCGATTTATCTGGCGACGACCATCGCGGTGCGGATGACGTCTGCGGGCGGGGCATTCTTCATGCAGTACCGTCCCGGCAAGAACGGGAAGGTCATCCGGATTTATAAATTTCGGACGATGTACACCGACGGCGACCGGCGGCTGGCTGAGCACCTGGAAAAGGACCCGGCGGCGGCGGCGGAGTGGAAGGAGTTCCGAAAGCTCAAGCGCCACGATCCGCGACTGACGCCGATCGGCGGGTTTCTGCGCAAATGGTCGCTGGACGAGCTGCCGCAGATTTACAGCGTGTTCAAGGGCGAGATGAGCATGGTCGGCCCGCGGCCGTACATGGTCAGCGAGATCAAGGACTTCGAGGACGTCTCGGAGATCATCTTCATGGCCAAGCCGGGCATCTGCGGGCTCTGGCAGTCGAGCGGGCGGAACAACCTGTCGTTCGATCAGCGGGTCAAGCTCGAGTCGTGGTACGTGCTGAACTGGTCCCTGTGGCTGGACATCATCCTGATGGCCAAGACGTGCGTGGCGGTCTGCCGAGCGGAAGGGGCGTACTGA
- a CDS encoding HDOD domain-containing protein has product MSRMKGAAAVHPEESLSSDGQGADERSAAALSIAEKIRDVSTLPYVAIRVNEIANDPSSGAADLKAVLEADPAISARVLRTVNSAAYCPRVRITNLLQAISYLGFNEIRNLAMTASVRQLFSARGDVGQYTQAGLWNHMVSVGVCARMIAMRKELPNFEDAYLAGLLHDFGIILEDEHLPSQFRRMMDGLDVEKTLAENELRFLEFDHPTLGTLVGEQWKFSPCVQAAIGHHHQSRAYQGEDATILHCVELANYICSLKHITSVGVNLVRPAVFAIRALGFGKEDLVVLGQDLDREIRRRSDLFTL; this is encoded by the coding sequence ATGTCTCGCATGAAGGGAGCAGCGGCAGTTCATCCCGAAGAGTCCCTTTCCAGCGACGGGCAGGGCGCCGACGAACGGTCGGCGGCAGCGCTTTCGATCGCGGAGAAGATCCGGGACGTCTCGACGCTTCCGTACGTGGCGATCCGGGTCAACGAGATCGCCAACGATCCGAGTTCGGGCGCGGCGGATCTGAAGGCGGTGCTGGAGGCCGATCCGGCCATCAGCGCCCGGGTGCTCCGGACGGTCAACTCGGCTGCGTACTGCCCGCGGGTGAGAATCACCAATCTGCTGCAGGCGATCAGCTACCTGGGCTTCAATGAAATCCGCAACCTGGCGATGACCGCGTCGGTGCGGCAGTTGTTTTCCGCCCGAGGGGACGTGGGGCAGTACACGCAGGCGGGTCTCTGGAATCACATGGTTTCCGTGGGCGTCTGCGCCCGGATGATCGCCATGCGCAAGGAGCTGCCGAATTTCGAGGACGCGTACCTGGCGGGCCTGCTGCACGACTTCGGGATCATTCTGGAAGACGAGCATCTGCCTTCGCAATTCAGGAGAATGATGGACGGCCTGGACGTCGAGAAGACGCTGGCGGAGAATGAGCTTCGTTTTCTGGAGTTCGACCATCCGACCCTTGGCACGCTGGTCGGCGAGCAGTGGAAGTTCTCGCCGTGCGTGCAGGCGGCGATCGGCCATCACCACCAGTCGCGCGCGTACCAGGGCGAGGACGCGACGATTCTTCACTGCGTGGAGCTGGCCAACTACATCTGCTCGCTGAAGCACATCACGTCGGTGGGAGTCAATCTGGTTCGGCCCGCGGTTTTCGCCATCCGGGCGTTGGGGTTCGGGAAGGAGGACCTGGTGGTGCTGGGCCAAGACCTGGATCGGGAGATTCGACGGCGAAGCGACTTATTCACACTGTAA
- a CDS encoding response regulator: MDEFLAQIETLFSVNPDPMSPSQELEPVFAMLEGFGPRAIVLTDRTGGVLAAYWSAEDFELPAALAESLTRPLADAGFVVFPFGAGKASMTAFVVRLAAEDDGLLLGGLCERQEADGIGLAALRSALLACGRLACDQHRVRQGNDECEARLRQLSAAHRAMRQSLERTFRAAIEEHEQRTQEHQEHLRRMEETEQDLVRAKEAAETASVAKSRFLANMSHEIRTPLNGIIGMIQLLQDTELTPEQEEFAATLQESGKALLNIVNDILDFSKIEAGKIEIEHISFDLVQTLEHVVKPFVPAADERGLRLDCAIAPGVPRYVRGDPNRLRQVLTNLIGNAMKFTTEGWIRLFVELESLERGKAVLRLGVQDTGIGIPEDQQERVFHPFEQADTSTTRKYGGTGLGLTLCSQLVQKMGGRMQLESRSGTGSTFYFRLPFELSDQASKHLDAQPSVALADGPTGEAKRPTFTPAVRPLHILVAEDNPINQRLIRGILQRMGHMVVVVGNGREALAALAKEPFDLVLMDNHMPEMDGQEATAAIREREEGTAEHLPILAVTASAVKGDRERFLEAGMDGYVSKPFKVAELCSAIDEVLASGRSATAADG; this comes from the coding sequence ATGGACGAATTCCTGGCACAGATCGAGACTCTCTTCTCCGTCAATCCGGATCCCATGTCGCCCTCGCAGGAACTCGAACCGGTTTTTGCGATGCTGGAGGGGTTCGGTCCTCGGGCGATCGTCCTGACCGATCGAACCGGTGGCGTCCTGGCGGCCTATTGGTCGGCAGAGGACTTCGAATTGCCGGCGGCACTGGCTGAAAGTTTGACGAGGCCGTTGGCCGACGCGGGCTTTGTCGTCTTTCCCTTTGGCGCGGGCAAGGCGTCCATGACGGCGTTCGTCGTACGACTGGCGGCCGAGGATGACGGTCTGCTCCTTGGTGGCCTCTGCGAACGGCAGGAGGCCGATGGCATCGGCCTGGCCGCTCTGCGGAGCGCCCTGCTGGCCTGCGGACGGCTGGCGTGCGATCAGCACCGGGTCCGCCAGGGAAATGACGAATGCGAGGCGCGTCTGAGGCAACTGTCGGCGGCGCACCGGGCGATGCGGCAATCGCTGGAACGGACGTTCCGCGCCGCGATTGAAGAGCACGAGCAGCGGACGCAGGAACACCAGGAGCACCTGCGGCGGATGGAGGAAACGGAACAGGACCTGGTCCGGGCGAAGGAGGCGGCGGAAACGGCGAGCGTGGCCAAGAGCCGATTCCTGGCCAACATGTCCCATGAGATTCGCACTCCCCTCAACGGGATCATCGGCATGATCCAGTTGCTCCAGGATACGGAACTGACGCCGGAGCAGGAGGAGTTCGCCGCCACGCTTCAGGAGTCGGGCAAAGCGCTGCTGAATATCGTCAATGACATCCTCGATTTCTCGAAGATCGAGGCGGGCAAGATCGAGATCGAGCACATCAGTTTCGACCTGGTTCAAACGCTGGAACACGTCGTCAAGCCGTTCGTTCCGGCCGCCGACGAGCGAGGCCTGCGGCTGGACTGCGCGATCGCTCCCGGCGTTCCGCGGTACGTTCGGGGGGACCCGAACCGTTTGCGGCAGGTGCTGACCAATCTGATCGGCAACGCCATGAAGTTCACGACGGAGGGATGGATACGGCTGTTTGTGGAACTTGAGTCGCTGGAGCGAGGCAAGGCGGTTTTGCGTTTGGGGGTCCAGGACACGGGCATCGGCATTCCGGAAGACCAGCAGGAGCGCGTGTTCCATCCGTTCGAGCAGGCGGACACGAGCACGACCCGCAAATACGGAGGAACGGGGCTGGGATTGACGCTGTGCAGCCAACTCGTGCAGAAGATGGGCGGACGCATGCAGTTGGAAAGCCGCTCGGGAACCGGCAGCACCTTTTACTTCCGCCTTCCGTTCGAGCTATCGGACCAGGCGTCGAAACACCTGGACGCTCAGCCGTCGGTTGCGTTGGCCGACGGGCCGACGGGCGAGGCGAAACGTCCGACGTTCACACCCGCCGTCCGCCCGCTGCACATCCTGGTGGCGGAGGACAACCCGATCAACCAGAGACTGATCCGGGGTATTCTCCAGCGGATGGGGCATATGGTGGTCGTTGTCGGCAACGGTCGCGAGGCGTTGGCGGCCCTGGCGAAGGAGCCATTCGACCTGGTCCTGATGGACAACCACATGCCGGAGATGGACGGTCAGGAAGCCACCGCGGCCATACGCGAGCGTGAAGAAGGCACCGCGGAGCACCTTCCGATCCTGGCCGTGACCGCCTCCGCCGTCAAAGGGGACCGCGAGCGGTTTCTGGAGGCGGGGATGGACGGCTACGTCTCCAAGCCTTTCAAGGTCGCGGAGCTGTGTTCGGCCATCGATGAGGTGCTCGCTTCAGGGCGTTCAGCGACCGCTGCGGATGGATAG
- a CDS encoding prolyl oligopeptidase family serine peptidase, which translates to MTESTIIEFRSRVDGTGPLFAEVFRPKADRNVPMAAVMAGFHGTRQNVLETAKRLASKGLCAVAVDMRGRGESAGAPDSGAVEIHDIMDALDATADRLGDGVDRNRCSIVGYSGGGGNVFSAITKFPDRFQVAAAFFGIADYAFWHRSRARVDCCRTMEKWIGGGPDALPEKYQARNSVLAAGNCVRTEVHIFWDEGERDCPGSMNERFAEAARHAGNESVHCHVSREGDKHRWIHGYPETNPDLIAAEEVFVPRMLDRHEDISLPSSGRLVVPGYVVTRRFAFWVGDGQAGTARIEYNLDPSLSVRLAT; encoded by the coding sequence ATGACGGAATCAACAATCATTGAGTTTCGTTCACGGGTGGATGGGACGGGACCGCTTTTCGCGGAGGTTTTCCGACCCAAGGCGGACAGAAATGTGCCGATGGCGGCGGTGATGGCGGGCTTTCACGGGACGCGGCAGAACGTCCTGGAGACCGCCAAACGACTGGCGAGCAAAGGGTTATGTGCGGTGGCGGTGGATATGCGGGGCCGGGGCGAGTCGGCTGGGGCGCCGGACTCCGGAGCGGTCGAAATTCATGACATCATGGACGCCCTCGATGCCACGGCCGACCGGCTTGGCGATGGCGTCGATCGGAACCGCTGCAGCATTGTCGGCTACAGTGGCGGAGGGGGCAACGTGTTCTCGGCGATCACGAAGTTTCCCGACCGGTTTCAGGTCGCAGCGGCTTTTTTCGGGATCGCCGATTACGCGTTCTGGCATCGCAGCCGCGCGCGGGTCGATTGCTGCCGGACGATGGAGAAGTGGATCGGCGGCGGCCCGGACGCCTTGCCCGAGAAGTACCAGGCCCGCAACTCGGTCCTGGCGGCGGGCAATTGCGTCCGGACCGAAGTCCACATTTTCTGGGATGAGGGCGAGCGGGACTGTCCGGGTTCGATGAACGAGCGGTTCGCCGAAGCCGCTCGCCACGCGGGTAACGAAAGCGTTCACTGCCACGTCAGTCGCGAAGGGGACAAACACCGCTGGATTCACGGTTATCCGGAAACCAATCCCGATCTGATCGCGGCGGAGGAGGTGTTCGTGCCTCGGATGCTGGATCGTCACGAGGACATCAGCCTGCCGTCTTCCGGTCGGCTGGTCGTGCCCGGGTACGTGGTGACGCGGCGGTTCGCGTTTTGGGTGGGCGACGGTCAGGCGGGAACGGCCCGGATCGAGTACAATCTGGATCCGTCGCTGAGCGTGCGGCTGGCGACCTGA
- a CDS encoding HAMP domain-containing histidine kinase codes for MKRRASNLAGVDAAMGEVIWLIRLRWLAVVGVLVTVLVVDRFFRVELVPAAQTLILTVTGLIALYNFMLYRRLPRVRRWLQSDPHRAFTTIKRLIHIQIVADLACLAVILDLSGGLLNPLCVFMLFHIAIAGITLSRVEAFAVASFASLLLVLLGLVGALWPALRLPLRGYPLETAAEGLVGNGFFIVSVVLSLAVTFYLIAYFTSSVSRDLRHVLEELETANEALRQQDREKSRFLRVIAHQLRSPLSAIISLAHAYAEPADSQQCLVKMPELVNRIDRRCRGLMALVDDLLRLTHIREGLDRHEQPAPIELNRAIADVCRMFEAQAAEKGLALQLALPDGQPTVLAHPRDIPDIVENLVSNAIKYTDAGEVRVEGRVRSGRYVLAVRDSGIGIPEEDQKDLFREFFRAGNAKKREVNGSGLGLSIVQAVARRLGGDVRFESEAGRGATFIVELPLSQPIQMTIAAAQEAAKTS; via the coding sequence ATGAAGCGAAGAGCCTCCAATCTGGCCGGGGTGGATGCGGCGATGGGCGAGGTGATCTGGCTGATCCGTCTGCGTTGGTTGGCGGTGGTCGGGGTGCTGGTGACCGTGCTGGTGGTGGATCGTTTTTTCCGGGTCGAGTTGGTCCCTGCCGCCCAGACGCTGATCCTGACGGTGACGGGGCTGATCGCGTTGTACAATTTTATGCTCTACCGCCGGCTGCCGCGGGTCCGCCGGTGGCTTCAGAGCGATCCGCACCGGGCGTTCACGACGATCAAGCGTCTGATCCACATCCAGATCGTGGCCGACCTGGCGTGCCTGGCGGTTATCCTGGATCTGTCGGGCGGATTGCTGAATCCGCTGTGCGTGTTCATGTTGTTCCACATCGCGATCGCGGGGATCACGCTCAGCCGGGTCGAGGCCTTCGCGGTGGCGAGCTTTGCCTCGCTGCTGCTCGTCCTGCTGGGTCTGGTCGGGGCGCTGTGGCCCGCCCTTCGCCTGCCGCTGAGGGGCTATCCGCTCGAGACGGCGGCGGAGGGCCTGGTGGGCAACGGGTTCTTCATCGTCTCGGTGGTCCTGTCGCTGGCCGTCACGTTTTACCTGATCGCGTATTTCACCAGCAGCGTCAGCCGCGACTTGCGGCACGTTCTGGAGGAATTGGAGACGGCCAACGAGGCGCTGCGTCAGCAGGATCGTGAGAAGTCGAGATTCCTTCGCGTAATCGCCCATCAGCTTCGCTCGCCGCTGTCGGCCATCATCAGCCTGGCGCACGCCTACGCCGAACCGGCTGACAGCCAGCAGTGCCTGGTCAAGATGCCCGAGCTGGTGAACCGCATCGACCGGCGATGCCGAGGGCTGATGGCGCTGGTGGACGATCTGCTTCGCCTGACTCATATTCGCGAGGGGCTGGACCGTCACGAACAGCCCGCTCCGATCGAGCTGAATCGGGCCATCGCGGACGTCTGCCGGATGTTTGAGGCCCAGGCGGCAGAGAAGGGCCTGGCCCTGCAGCTTGCTCTGCCCGACGGGCAACCGACCGTCCTGGCCCATCCGCGGGACATTCCGGACATCGTGGAGAACCTGGTTTCCAACGCCATCAAATACACCGACGCGGGCGAGGTGCGGGTTGAGGGACGGGTTCGCAGCGGACGATACGTGCTGGCCGTCCGCGACTCCGGTATCGGGATTCCCGAGGAAGACCAGAAGGATCTCTTCCGCGAGTTTTTCCGGGCTGGCAACGCCAAGAAGCGGGAGGTCAACGGCAGCGGACTTGGGCTGAGCATCGTGCAGGCGGTGGCCCGACGGCTTGGCGGAGACGTGCGTTTTGAAAGCGAAGCGGGACGAGGCGCCACGTTCATCGTGGAGCTGCCTCTGAGCCAGCCGATTCAGATGACGATCGCGGCGGCTCAGGAAGCGGCCAAAACCTCCTGA
- a CDS encoding exosortase/archaeosortase family protein: protein MVTTTDSSSSEYPAGAAETGPAVAGRRRQRRVRRRDTTPGWFEVITAAGWIKIAVLSFFLAMLYRHQLIRMVHTWMDDPDWSHGFLIPLFSLYFLHQRRDRLAQADFRTNWLGLALVVASIIGLMASIYPLKMGYPQQLAVLGTMLGLVLLNCGWSVLKIVWLPILYLFFAVPLPTRMYVALTMPMRQWASDVSALVLNMIPGIEAEAHGVVVEAFYQGQMHQLNVAEACAGMRLMMAFVALGVAMAYLSDRPTWHRLVLVASTLPIALFCNFTRVTVTGVLYIMVDPKYAEGTFHEALGLAMLPVAFLMYWGIAGLLNSLYIEEGIEETAIDE from the coding sequence ATGGTTACAACTACGGATAGCAGTTCTTCGGAATATCCGGCTGGTGCGGCTGAGACGGGACCCGCTGTCGCGGGACGGCGCCGTCAGCGTCGGGTTCGACGTCGTGACACGACGCCGGGTTGGTTTGAGGTGATCACCGCCGCCGGTTGGATCAAGATCGCCGTGCTGAGCTTCTTCCTGGCCATGCTCTATCGCCACCAGCTCATCCGGATGGTGCACACGTGGATGGACGACCCGGACTGGTCCCACGGTTTTCTGATCCCGCTGTTCAGTCTGTACTTTCTGCACCAGCGTCGCGATCGGCTGGCCCAGGCCGACTTCCGCACGAACTGGCTGGGCCTGGCGCTGGTTGTGGCGTCCATCATCGGCCTTATGGCCAGCATCTATCCGCTGAAGATGGGTTACCCCCAGCAGTTGGCGGTGTTGGGCACGATGCTGGGCCTGGTGCTGCTGAACTGCGGATGGTCCGTGCTCAAGATCGTGTGGCTGCCGATCCTGTACCTGTTCTTTGCGGTTCCCTTGCCGACACGGATGTACGTGGCGTTGACCATGCCGATGCGGCAGTGGGCTTCGGACGTATCGGCCCTCGTGCTGAACATGATTCCGGGGATCGAGGCGGAGGCGCACGGGGTGGTTGTCGAGGCATTCTATCAGGGCCAGATGCACCAGTTGAACGTGGCTGAGGCATGCGCGGGCATGCGGTTGATGATGGCCTTTGTGGCGTTGGGGGTGGCCATGGCGTACCTTTCGGACCGCCCCACCTGGCACCGCCTGGTGCTGGTGGCCTCGACCCTGCCGATCGCCCTGTTCTGCAATTTCACGCGGGTAACGGTCACGGGCGTTCTGTACATCATGGTCGACCCGAAATACGCGGAGGGAACCTTCCATGAGGCCCTCGGACTGGCAATGCTGCCGGTAGCGTTCTTGATGTACTGGGGCATTGCGGGCCTGTTGAACAGCCTGTACATCGAGGAGGGGATCGAGGAGACGGCGATCGATGAATAG
- a CDS encoding exosortase-associated EpsI family protein — MNRLSIDPPRGIIQGLLKDRGFLAGAIVLAAAAVSVHAAAERLQLHFRKLPIPLRKSLAEFDATKMGSYKFVQRVELKPEMEAELGTQDYVQLIFEDTSIGDEQAPGRYVHFFVTYYTGDPDQVPHVPDVCYVGAGHQTKNTENFEMIVPGIGADEDRLPVRLLVLERTDTFAVLQRPVLYFFAVNGGYACERTAVRLRLADLRTKYAYFSKVELAFSGAKQPTAEQAKELAQKFYAQAVPILVDEHWPDWEQATDRR; from the coding sequence ATGAATAGACTTTCCATTGACCCCCCGAGAGGCATTATTCAGGGCCTGCTGAAGGATCGCGGGTTCCTGGCGGGCGCGATCGTGCTGGCCGCGGCCGCGGTCAGCGTTCACGCCGCCGCCGAGAGATTGCAGTTGCACTTTCGCAAGCTGCCCATTCCCCTTCGCAAAAGCCTGGCGGAGTTCGACGCGACGAAGATGGGCTCGTACAAGTTCGTGCAGCGAGTCGAGCTCAAGCCGGAGATGGAAGCGGAACTGGGAACCCAAGACTACGTGCAACTGATCTTTGAGGATACGTCGATCGGCGACGAGCAGGCGCCGGGCCGATACGTCCACTTTTTCGTGACGTACTACACGGGCGACCCCGACCAGGTGCCTCACGTGCCCGACGTGTGCTATGTGGGAGCTGGGCACCAGACGAAGAACACCGAGAATTTCGAGATGATCGTGCCCGGTATCGGGGCTGACGAGGACCGGCTTCCGGTGCGTCTGCTGGTCCTGGAGCGGACCGACACCTTCGCCGTTCTGCAGCGGCCGGTGCTCTATTTCTTCGCGGTGAACGGCGGCTATGCCTGCGAGCGGACGGCGGTTCGCCTGCGGCTGGCCGACCTGCGGACCAAGTATGCCTATTTCAGCAAGGTCGAGTTGGCTTTCAGCGGAGCGAAGCAACCCACAGCCGAGCAGGCCAAGGAACTGGCACAGAAGTTCTACGCCCAGGCGGTGCCCATTCTGGTCGATGAGCACTGGCCCGACTGGGAGCAGGCCACCGACCGGCGATGA